A single window of Crassostrea angulata isolate pt1a10 chromosome 8, ASM2561291v2, whole genome shotgun sequence DNA harbors:
- the LOC128159592 gene encoding eukaryotic translation initiation factor 4E type 3-like, whose product MTRLRSWYVMAVSSLQSVDCVKSAEARPVGSPQLPRAAINEIHSSEQSGVPLNTSWTFWLDKSIPGSSAAQYEASIRKLYTVSTVQGFWSVYNNIPEVSNLNVRYTYHLMRNERRPVWEDKANCKGGCWRLKCSKLDSPAVWKELLLAAIGEQLTDCMAEGDEVGGISISIRERDDLIEIWNSRSDLHEQSTVIDKVKDLLQEVNFSAIFYKAFYTHQAFESEKLPKSYKR is encoded by the exons ATGACCCGATTGCGGTCTTGGTACGTGATGGCGGTATCGAGCCTTCAGTCAGTCGACTGCGTAAAATCGGCCGAGGCTCGTCCTGTGGGAAGTCCACAACTCCCACGTGCAGCCATCAACGAAATCCACTCCTCCGAACAGTCGGGGGTCCCACTGAACACCTCATGGACGTTCTGGCTTGATAA gtctATCCCAGGCTCCTCAGCTGCTCAGTATGAAGCTAGTATACGCAAACTTTACACAGTCAGTACCGTGCAG GGTTTCTGGAGTGTTTATAACAATATCCCAGAAGTCAGCAACTTGAATGTTCGATACACGTACCACTTAATGAGGAACGAACGCAGACCAGTCTG GGAAGACAAAGCAAATTGCAAGGGAGGGTGCTGGAGACTGAAATGTTCCAAACTTGACTCT CCTGCGGTATGGAAAGAACTATTATTGGCTGCCATTGGTGAACAACTGACTGACTGCATGGCAGAAG GAGATGAGGTTGGAGGAATCAGTATTAGTATACGAGAGCGAGATGACCTCATAGAAATCTGGAACTCAAGGTCAGACCTTCATGAACAATCGACTGTGATAGACAAAGTCAAAGACCTTCTCCAAGAAGTCAACTTCTCCGCCATATTTTACAAAG CTTTCTACACTCACCAGGCTTTTGAGTCTGAGAAACTCCCCAAGTCCTACAAGCGTTGA
- the LOC128159778 gene encoding leucine-rich repeat transmembrane protein FLRT3-like, with protein sequence MSTLLLIVCGVWWTVTVDAQSCPSPCYCRPPGQVFCNGTGISEIPDNIPTDTKILYIGDNPIHEIKKGSLSKLVNLNALDASGARLKEGSIEPGALDLPSLTDVDLSMTDYTAIPKVLPKIMDTFRMMQGNLKTIQSDSFNLYPKIVYLDLSNNEISKIQPGAFDPLVAMTTLYIGFNKLTDASFPPNAFSKCRSINSIDFRFNQMQSVLNDIPTCIQHLCYVGNQIKTLPSFGFKDLVNLQTLAFWQGQVETIEDNAFHGLDKLTLLDFMQDHIKSTLTNNTFVCLSSVDTLYLDLNNISHIEPGALYPLKSMGSLWLQSNQLSTLKPEVLDTRYLTKLNTLFIDSNPWNCDCNLRWLREKMDNAPYVIQDPHLIVCSGPPKVAGKAWDELKPSDFVCNEE encoded by the coding sequence ATGTCCACTCTTCTCTTGATAGTCTGCGGTGTGTGGTGGACTGTGACAGTCGATGCACAGTCATGCCCGTCCCCCTGTTACTGCAGGCCACCGGGACAAGTTTTCTGCAACGGAACGGGAATTTCCGAGATCCCGGATAATATTCCGACCGACACCAAAATCCTGTACATCGGCGATAATCCAATCCACGAAATCAAAAAGGGTTCATTATCAAAGCTCGTTAATCTGAATGCGCTGGACGCGTCGGGTGCCCGTTTAAAGGAAGGGTCAATCGAACCAGGTGCCCTTGACCTTCCCAGTCTAACGGATGTGGATCTGTCCATGACGGACTACACTGCGATTCCGAAAGTCCTTCCGAAAATCATGGACACCTTCAGGATGATGCAAGGAAACTTGAAAACAATTCAATCAGACAGCTTTAATCTTTATCCTAAGATCGTTTATCTTGACCTCTCAAACAATGAAATATCCAAAATCCAACCCGGGGCGTTTGACCCTCTTGTTGCAATGACAACACTCTACATCGGATTCAACAAGCTAACCGACGCAAGTTTTCCACCAAATGCTTTTTCTAAGTGTAGAAGCATCAACTCCATTGATTTCAGGTTCAACCAAATGCAAAGTGTTCTCAATGATATCCCTACATGCATCCAACATCTCTGCTATGTGGGCAATCAGATAAAAACCCTGCCTTCCTTTGGCTTCAAAGACCTGGTCAATCTTCAGACCTTGGCTTTCTGGCAGGGACAGGTAGAAACCATTGAGGACAATGCGTTCCACGGCCTTGACAAGCTTACCTTACTGGATTTTATGCAGGACCACATCAAATCTACACTGACAAACAATACCTTTGTATGCCTCTCCAGTGTAGACACCCTCTACCTAGATTTAAACAATATCAGCCACATAGAGCCGGGTGCTCTGTATCCGCTAAAGAGTATGGGGTCCCTGTGGCTCCAAAGCAACCAGTTGTCTACCCTAAAGCCCGAGGTGTTAGACACGAGATACCTGACCAAACTAAACACTCTGTTCATTGATTCAAATCCTTGGAACTGTGACTGCAATCTGAGGTGGCTGAGAGAGAAAATGGACAACGCGCCTTACGTTATTCAGGATCCGCACCTGATTGTGTGTAGTGGACCGCCGAAAGTAGCAGGAAAAGCTTGGGATGAGTTGAAACCATCAGACTTTGTGTGTAATGAAGAATGA
- the LOC128159740 gene encoding EKC/KEOPS complex subunit Tprkb-like translates to MAAKVIPCGPYPECNMTLMLFSNVLNAAEVRKCVMGGEFEAALLKTSMILEPFQVIVAANRAIHLHRIKKMMTKNVHSEVLFSLSPSKNISDSFRKFGLADNETSMFVVIVNDTDGSTCQAVIDRVKGQLADITDVGKYSDLPTIQKVYKISETELSVCNAVDAVVSRISSKDIVTV, encoded by the exons ATGGCAGCTAAAGTTATCCCATGTGGACCTTATCCAGAATGTAATATGACTTTGATGTTGTTTTCTAATGTTTTAAATGCGGCAGAAGTACGGAAATGTGTCATGGGGGGAGAATTTGAAGCAGCCCTTCTGAAAACGTCAATG ATTTTAGAACCATTCCAAGTAATTGTGGCTGCAAACAGAGCAATTCATCTACACAGAATAAAGAAGATGATGACCAAAAATGTACACTCAGAAGTCTTGTTTAGTCTCTCCCCTAGCAAAAAT ATTTCAGACTCCTTTCGAAAGTTTGGGCTTGCTGACAATGAGACGTCCATGTTTGTTGTGATTGTCAATGATACCGATGGTTCCACTTGTCAAGCAGTCATCGACCGGGTCAAAGGTCAACTCGCAGATATTACTGATGTGGGAAAATATTCAGATCTACCAACAATTCAAAAA GTATACAAAATTTCTGAGACAGAGCTGTCAGTGTGCAATGCAGTTGATGCAGTAGTGTCCAGAATATCAAGCAAAGATATTGTCACAGTGTGA